The DNA sequence CTGCGATGGCCGCGGCCCGATCAGCCCCGACTACGAGGGCCACCAGCCGGCGCCGGAGCGGTACTCGGCGTCGGCGGCCGCGGAGGCGCGGCTGTGATGCCCGCCCCGGCCGGGCCACGCGCCCCACCAGCCCGCCTGTGACCTGTGAATGTTCCGGTTTTGCGCACTGAAATGAGGAGTGATCAATGTCGTCTGGTGGTGGCCCGTGGCGTGGCTGAGGATCGGCGACAACTCGATCACGAACCCCCGTCTGCTGCGGCTCTACGAGCTGCAGATCGACGGGATCACCCGCAACGCCGTGTTCGGGTTCCTCGTCGGCAGCGCGTCGCTCGCCGCCGCGCACCTGACCGACTACGTCGTCTCCTACGGCAATGCCCGCGTGGTCGGCGGCGACGACGACGCCACCGCGGTGCTGCTCGACCTGTGCGAGCGGGCCGGACTGATGGAGCGCATCACCGTCGACGGCACGGCCATGTGGAAGATCCCCGACGACCCGGAGTTCATCCACATGCGCACCCGCGAAGAGATCGAGTGGGAACGCCAACGCAAGTCCGACAACGCGAACCCGGAACTGGTGATCCCAGTCCGGCTCCGCGACGGCGACGGCTGCCGCTACTGCGGCCAGGTCGTCAACTGGAAGGCCCGCAAGGGCCGGCTGCGCGGCACTTACGACCACCGGCGGCCCGGTCAGGCCGCCACGGTCGAGACGATGGTCGTCGCCTGCCAGGGCTGCAACGCGTCCCGCTCCGACGATCCGCTGGCCGACGAGCGCCACAAGCTGCTGTCGGCCCCGACCCGGCCGTACTACTCGGCCCACACCCGTGACTGGATCGCCAATCACGAATGGGCCCGGTCGAACGGCTACAGCATCGACACCCGGCGCGGGCGAACCCTGCCGCCGGGAACGGTGCCCGACGACCGCCAAGCGGAAGTCGACCGCAACCAGGCAGCCCACGCGGCCGCCACCCCGGACGCCGGCAGCCAGCCCGCGCCCACCACCACGACGCCGGCGCCGCAGCCAGCGGCGCCGCACCCTGCTGCGGACCCACAGCCAGTGGGAGAGCGCGCACCCGTCCCGCCGCCACGGCCTGCGGACCCACACCCGGTGGGTGGACGCGACCAGGCGGGACCCACTACACGGCCTGCGGCCCCGCCTGACGCGGGAGGACGCGACCACGCTGCGGACCGGCACCCAGCCGGTGGACGCGCACCTGCTGCGGACCGGCACCCAGCCGGTGGACGCGCACCTGCTGCGGACCGGCACCCAGCCGGAGAACGCGCACCCACACCGCCAGCGGCCCCCACAGCCAGTCGGGAGAACGCGACGGTCACCTTGCCCCTACAACCCGGCAGCGGACCGGCAACCAGCCGGGGAGACGCGCCCACACCCCCGCCCCCACCAGCGCCAACACCTGACCTGCTGTACCCAGCAGATCCAGCAGAAGCCAGGTCTACAGGTTCTGGAAAGTCCGGGTCGGGACGGGACGGGTCGGGCCGGGTCGGTTCCCAGACGCGCACACGCGCGTCTGGGCCCGGCACGGTCTCGCCTCGTCGTCGTAGTCGCCGCCGATCATCCAGGAGCCGTACGTGACTTCCCACCAGACTGATACCGATGGGTTCTTCCTCGACCGTGTCGGGCAGAAGGAACTCCGAGATCTCCTCGAGCAGGTCCCCGGAGTCGTCGAGGACCTGGCCGTGACCATCGCCCGGCAGGACTGCTTCGGTCGGAGCCCGGGACGGCGGGGCCGCCTGTCCGCCTCGCCGATGCCGTTCAACCCGGAAGCCTCGGAAGCGGGCGACGAGCTGCGCGCCGTGCTGGCCGGGTGGGTGCGCCGCACCTGCGAGGCCCGGCAGCTCGACTACGGCGGTGCGAGCGACGTGCTGTCGATGGCAAGGTGGCTGCGCCGGTGGATCATCGCCGTGGCCCTGACCGACGGGGCCGAGCAGATCGTCGACGACGTCGGCCGCGTGCTGCAGCACTGCCGGCGCCTGTCGGACCGGCCGCGCGACCCGCGCACGTTCGTCGACCCCGCCACGGCGCGGGAGGCGGAGGCGCGAGCGCGGGCGAAGGAGCTCACCCCGGCGGGCGTGCTCGAGTTGGGCCGGTCGCTCGGCGCACCGTGGGACAAGCTCACGAAGGCGCGGATCCGCACACTGCGCATCGCGGGCAAGCTGCCGGTGCTGCGAGAAATCAGGATCGGGGCGGGCGATCCCATCCGCGTCTACCGGATGGGCGACGTCATGGACGCACACCTGGACCACCCGACACGCCAGGCCGCACCGGGTGCTTGACCTTAAACACCCCCACCCGGCTATGCTGAGCGCATTGCGCGGGACGTGGGCCAGAAGGACACCCCGCGCTTTCGTGTTCTTCCCGCGTCACGCCGGTACTCAGTCGGAGTGGATGACGGTCAAGCTCGGCCCATGACCCCGTTGATGAATCGGGTGAGGTCGTGCTGCGCGGGAACTTACTCCCTCGACTGCCCCCTGCTTTCAGTAGTCATTCGAGCTGCACCCCGCATGGCAACACGGTCCGGGTGCGGTCGAGGGAACCTACGCCTCGCCCCGGCGACCACCGTGCCCCCGCTCTGAACCCATGGCGGGGCACGCGCACGTCGACCCTCCCCAACTCGTGGTCGGGTGCGCGCTGGTGCGGCGAGGTTCACCCCCGTGGCCCGAGGAGGCGGTCGTGGACTCGGACTACCGGACCGCGCTCGTGCGCTTCGAGATGGAGCTGGCGCGCCGGTCCGGTGACCGCGGCCGCGAGCGCGAGCTGCAGTCGCACCTCAACCAGCTCGTGGCCGACGACTTGGCCGGGCAGCCGTGAGCCGCGCGCCGCTGCGCGTGTGCGCGGAGGACGGATGCCCTGCCATGACACCCGGGTACCACTGCCCCACCCATGCCCGCGCCAGGGAGGCGAGGGCACATGGGTCGACCCCCACCAAGGTCACCCGCACGTGGGCGGAGCGGCAGCGGCGGGCCGGGGTGGTCGAGTCGTGGCGGAAGTTCCGGGGCGATTGGTGCCCCGGGTTCGAGCGGCCGCCGCACCGGTCGTCGGATCTGACGGCCGACCACGTGACCCCGGTGGCCTCCGGTGGCGCGGCCGACGGTCCCCTCGGGGTGCTGTGCCGGTCGTGCAACTCCCGCAAGGGTGTTCGACTTTCGAGCGCGAGGGGTGGGGGGTACCCCCGTCGGAGGTGACGAGCGCCGCCTCGGGGGAGGGCGCTAAAAGGTGCGGAGGGTTCAAAAAGTCCAGGTGAGAGGCTTGGGCGCCTTGATGTTGGCGAGATGCCGATGGAGGTTTCGAGATGGCTCGGGGTGGTGCGAGGAACCGGTCCGGGCCCCCGGCGGAGGCAACGTCGGGCCGGAGCGAGCGGCGCGGGTTGGCGATGCGGTCGCTGCCGGCCGAAGGATTTCAGGGCAAGGTTCCCGACTGGCCGTTCACGAAGGGCTCGACCCGTGAGCGGTCGGTGTGGAAGAAGCTGTGGCGGACGCCGCAGGCGGTCGCGTGGGCCGACGAACCGTGGCGTTGGGAGACCATCGCGATGTACGTGCGGTGGAAGGTGCGCGCGGAGGCGGCGGACGCGGGCCCGGGGATTGCGACAGCGATGATCCGGCTGTCGGATCAGATCGGCATGTCGCCGGCGGGGCTCGCGGAGAACCGGTGGGCGATCGCGGACGCGGTTCCCGAACCGAAGCCGGAGCGCCCGTCGGGTGAGCCGTCGGAGGAGTCGTCGGGCGAGGCTCCGGTGCGACGGCTGAGGGCCGTCGCCGATGATTGATGACGGGTTCCTCGTCGACTTCCCCACGCTCGGCGACGTCGGTGAGGCGTGGGTGCGCCGGCACTGCCGGGTGCCCGACGGATACCAGCGTGGCGCCGAGTTCGAGTGGTCGGACTGGCAGTTCTGGTGTGCGGCGAACTACTACCGGGTGCGACCGGGAGCAGCGTGGACGGACTACCCGCTCGGCGCGCAGGCGTTCACCTACCGGCGTGCGCAGGTAGTCGCTCCCCAGAAGACGGGCAAGGGACCGTGGTCGGCGACGATGACGCTCCTCGAGGCGGTCGGGCCGTCGCAGTTCCTCGGCTGGGCGAAGGCCGGCGACGGGTACGCATGCAGCGATTGGGGTTGCGGCTGCGGCTGGGAGTACGAGTACCTTCCGGGCGAGCCGATGGGCATGCGGCACCCGTCGCCGGTCATTCAGCTGACGGCGTCGAACGAGGACCAGGTCGGCAACGTGTACCGGCCGTTGACGGCGATGATCCGTCTCGGACCGTTGGCGGATCTGCTGCTCGTGCGCGAGGGGTTCATCCGTGTGCTCGGCGAGGCCGGGGGCGAGGACTTCGACCGCATCGACGTGGTGACGTCGTCGGTGAACGGCCGCGTCGGCAACCCCGTCTCGTGGGTGCTGCAGGACGAGACCGGGTTGTGGACGAAGACGAACAAGATGATGAAGATCGCCGACGACCAGCGGCGCGGCGCGGCAGGCATGAACGGGCGCACGTTGGAGACGACGAACGCGTGGAACTCGGCGGAGAACTCGGTGGCGCAGCGCACCTGGGAGTCGCGCGCGGAGGACGTGTTCAAGTTCTTCCGGATCCCCCCGGCCCGGCTGTCGTGGGGGAACAAGCGGGAGCGCCGTCAGATCCTGCGGTTCGTCTACAAGGGCTCGCCGTGGGTGAACCTCGACTCGATCGAGGCGGAGGCCGACGAGATCGGCGAGACGGACCCGTCGCAGGCGGAACGGTTCTTTGGCAACCGGGTGACCTACGGGGCGGGAACGTGGCTGCCGGATGGGCTGTGGGAGTCGAGGTGGTCGGATGCTCTGGCTCCCAGCTCCTGACGATGCCACCGAGGTTGCGCTCGGCATGGACGGGTCGGAGTCCGACGACTGGACCGCGATCAAGGCGGAGACGCGCGGCGGGCTGTTGTTCACGCCGCGGTATGGGCCGGATGCGCGGCCGACGATCTGGGATCCGGCCGAGTGGGGCGGGAAGATCCCGCGCGGCGAGGTGCATGCCGCGGTGGACGAGCTGTTCCAGCGGTACCGGGTGGGTCGGTTCTACTGCGACCCGTTCGACTGGCGTTCGGAGATCGGCGACTGGTCGTTGCAGTACGGCGAGACTCGGGTGTCGGAGTGGCCGACGAACAGGATCGACAGGATGTGGAAGGCGTTGCGCCGGTTCGAGACCGACTTGACGACGGGCCGGATCACCCATGACGGGTGTCCGATCACGACGGTGCACATGCGGAACGCGCGGAAGGTGGCGAAGCCCGGTCAGAAGTACGTGATCGGCAAGCCGGAGCAGCACCAGAAGATCGACGCGGTGATCGCGTCGGTGATGGCCCATGAGGCGGCGTCGGACCTGCACACCGAGGGGTGGAGGGCGACGGGCGCCGGTGTGTCGACGGCGATGTACGGATTCAGCTGAGGGAGGTGGTCACGTGGCGGATGCAGCCGCGCTGGCGCGTGATTACCTCGACGTCGGTCTGGCTCGTCTGCAGGAGCAGGCGGCCGCGTGGGATGAGCGCGAGCAGTATCACCGGGGTGAGCAGCGACTGCCGTATGCGCCGCCGGGCGTCTCCGATGAGTACTTGGAGCTGCGCGAGCAGTCGTTGGCGAACTTCCTCGGCCTGGCGATGGCCGCGCCGGTGCAGCGGATGCGCGCGGAGGGGCTGCGCGACGGTACCGGGCAGATGGACAACGACACGTGGACGAACGTGTGGCAGCCGAACAAGCTGGACGACCGGCAGGCCATCGTCTACACGCAGATGCTGGTGCATGGCCGCGGGATCTGGTCGGTGTCGCGGAACCCGAAGCGGACGGATCGGCCGAAGGTGCGGGTCGAGTCGTCGCGGCGGGTGTGGATCGAGCCGAATCCGGAGGACCCGTTCGAGTCGCTGTTCGCGGTGAAGACGTTCACGGTCGACGATGCGCGGTCCCGGTCGCAGCTGTGGACGCCGGGCGGCCAGTCTGGGGCTCTGCATGTGGCGTACGTGTACACGGATACGTCGTGGTTCCGGTTCGAGCAGCGAGGCTCGGTCGCGGCCGGCGGGGCCGGGTGGGAGCCGAAGGGCTCCGGTGACCATGGGCTCGGCGAGGTGCCGTTCGTGCCGTCGGATGCGAACGTGGACGCCGATGGTGTGCCGCATTCGGCGATCGCCCCGCTGATCCCCCAGCAGGACGCGCTCAACACGATCCGGTTCAACACGCTGTTGGCGATGCAGTTCAGCGCGTATCGGCAGCGCGGCGTGTCCGGCTATGACCCGGTGGTGCGGGACGCGGCGGGGAACCCGGTGCCGAAGCGGGACAAGAACGGCGAGATCGTCCTGGACGACAACGGGCAGCCGGTGCCGGCTATCCGGCAGATGGGCCGCATCGGCGTGGACCGGCTGCTGGTGTTCCCCGGCTCGGATACGAAGATGTGGGACATTCCGGAGTCGAATCTGGCCAACTACATCTCCGTGTACTCGGACTTTCTGACGACGTTCTTCTCGACGGGCCAGGTGCCGCCGCAGTACATGCTCTCGCGCATGTCGAACCTGTCCGGCGATGCGTTGGCGGGCGCGGAGTCGACGCTGCAGGCGCTGGTGCGGGACTTGAAGGACGCGGCGGGCGAGGCGATCGAGACGGTGAACCGGCTGGCGAACCGGGCCCGCGGCCTGCAGGCGGAGGACTACTCGGCGGAGGTCGTGTGGGCAGACGCGGAGGCCCGTTCGTTCTCGCAGACGATCGACGCGATCACGAAGCTGATCTCGGTCGGCTTCCCGCGGCGGTCGGCGTTCGAGATGATCCCCGGGGCGACCCCTCCGAAGGTCGAGGGGTGGATGGAGCAGGCGCGCGAGGAGGCGCTTGATCCGATGCTGGAGCAGTTCACCCGCGAGCTCGACGCGCCGGCGGCGACGGGGGGGGTATGGACGCCGACGAGGTGAACAAGCGGTTTGATGCGGTCGGCAAGGGGGTGCGTGCCGGGGTGGACCCGGAGGACGCGGCCCGCCTCGCCGGGCTGCCGGACGTGGACTTCACCGGTGCGACGCCAGTGGCGCTGCGGCTGCCGGAGGAGCAGGCCCGCACGCTCGAGGACAAGTAGGTGGCGGCGCCGCCCGCGGCGGCTGTGTTCCATGCGCAGCGGCGCCGGGTGTTGATGGCGGCGCTGGGCGCGGCCGCCCACATGTGGGGGAAGACGGCGCCGGCTGATTTCGATGGCTGGTTCGACCGGAACGTCGACGAGCTGGTGGACGTGACGGCCAAGGCGCAGGAGCGCGCGGCGGAGCCTGGCGGCGCATACGTGGCGGAGGCGCTGCGGGAGCAGGGCACGCCGGTGGCGGCGGAGGCGGCGGTGCGGCCGCAGGCGCTGGCCGGGGTCGCATCGGACGGTCGGCCGTTGGATTCGCTGCTGTACGGGTCGGTGATCCGCGCCAAGGCGGCGATGAAGGGCACCGACGGGTCTGTGGCGGCGCAGAACCTTGCCTGGCAGGCGGGCCGGGACGCGCTGCTGCTGCGGGTGCAGACGCAGGTGTCGGATGCGTCGCGGGTGTCGACGGGGTTGTCGACGTTCGTGCGGCCGCAGGTCGGGTTTGTGCGGATGCTCGTCGGCAAGTCGTGTAGCCGGTGTGCGGTGCTCGCCGGCCGGAAGTATCGGACTCCCGCGTTCCAGCGGCATCCGGGCTGCGACTGCCAGATGATCCCCGAGCTGGATGCGGCCGACGATCTGACGACTGACCCGAAGATGTACTTCGATTCGCTGGGCGCCGAGGAACAGGACCGGATCTTCACGAAGGCCGGGGCGCAGGCGATCCGCGACGGGGCCGACCCGTCGCAGGTGGTCAACGCGCGCCGCGGTATGACGACGGCGTCGTCGGGGCGGATGGTCAAGGCGCAGATCTACGGCCAGCACATCGCGGCGACGACGGAGGGCATGACCCGGCGTGGCTTGGCGCACAAGGCGGTGCGCCGCCGGCATGGCGCGTTCGAGGAGATCCGCCCGGCGGGCGCCCGGTACACGATGGCGAAGATCCCGCGGCCGATGCCGGAGGCGATCTACGAGATCGCGGCGGACCGCGCGGAGGCGCTCCGGCTGCTGCGGATTTACGGCTACATCGACCCGTAGCCGGTTCGAGTCTTCCCGCTGAGATGGCGGGTTGCGCTGCGAGATGCGGCGTTTCTCCGAGATGGAGGCATGAATGTACAAGCTCAAGCCCTGGCTCCGATTCATTGCTGCACCCGAGGATGGTTCCGGTGGTGCCGCCCCGGATGGCGGTGGTGGCGGCGCCGGGGAGGGTGGCGGCGAGTCCGGCGGCGAGTCGGGCGGCCACGGCGATCGCGGTACGGGTGAGACGCCCGGAAGCGAGTCGGACGACAAGAACGACTCGTTCAAGTCGGAGCAGTCGAAGAACGCCGTCCTCACGGAGCTGTATGCGGAGCGTGACGCCCGCAAAGCTCTCGAGGCGAAGGTTCGCGCGTTCGAGGACCGTGACCTGACTGATCAGCAGAAGGCGCAGCGAGACGCTGACGCCAACAAGTCCCGCCTCGCCGAGGTGGAGCGGGACCTGTCTGCGGAGCGGCTGCGCGCGGACCGGCTCGAGGCGGCGCTCGCCGAGGGTCTGCCGGCGTCGTGGGCGCCGCGGTTGCAGGGCAAGACGCTCGAGGAGCTGCAGGCGGACGCGAAGTCGGTTGCCGCGGATCTGGGCTCTCGGGATACCCGGGAGACGCCGGGGGCCGGGGCGGCCGGCGGCACGGGCCTTGAGCCGACGACGCCGGGGCTCGGCAGTCTGCGCGCCGGCTACGCCACCACCAAGTAGTCCACGTACTCCCGCGGGTGATCCTGCGGGTCACCCGAAAGGAGGCCAGCGATGGCCATCACTCTGACCGAGGCCGCGAAGCTGTCGACGACCCATCTGCAGCGCGGCGTGCAGGAGACGTTCGTGCTGGCGTCGCCGGTACTCGACCGGATCCCGCTGATGACGATCCAGGGCAACGCGTACGCGTACAACAAGGAGAAGACGCTGCCGGGCGTCGAGTTCCGCAACGTCAACGAGGCGTATTCCGAGTCGACCGGCACCGTGTCGCAGCACTCCGAGTCCCTCGTCATCCTCGGTGGCGACGCGGACGTCGACCGGTTCATCGTGCAGACCCGCGGGGATCTGAACGATCAGCGCGCGGTGCAGACGTCGATGAAGACCAAGTCGGCCGCGTACAAGTTCCAGGACACCTTCTTCAACGGCGACGTCTCCCAGACGGGGACCAACGCGGAGAAGGGGTTCGACGGGCTCAAGGTGCGTCTGACCGGCGACCAGGTGATCGACGCGGGCACCAACGGCGCGAAGATCAACGCCGACGATGCGACCCGGCAGGACTTCTTCGACCTGCTCGAGGGTCTGATCGCGCAGGTGCCGGGGCTGACCGGCGGCAACGGTGCGATCTACGCGAACCGTTCGGTGCTGGCGAAGATCAAGTCGGCGGGCCGGCGGATCGGCGGCACCGAGATGGTGCGCGAGGACATGACCGGCAAGCGGGTGCTGATGTGGAACGGCATCCCGATCCTCGACCCCGGCGATACCGCGGACGGCACGCAGATCCTGCCGCAGACCGAGACGATGGGCACCGCCGAGGACACGTCCTCGATCTACGCGGTGCGGTTCGGGCAGGACGAGGGTGACCAGGCGGTCACCGGGCTGACGAACGGCGGCGTTCAGGTGTACGACCTGGGCGAGCTGCAGGAGAAGCCGGCCTACCGGACCCGCATCGAGTTCTATTGCGGCGTGGCGATCTTCGGCGGCAAGGCTGCGGCCCGGCTGCGCGGCGTGCAGGCGGCGTGACCATGGCCGAGGACAACGCGCAGGACGCTGCTGCCGCGGCCGAGGAGTCGGCGACGTCCGCCTCGGCCGCGGTGGAGGCGGCGGAGGCCGTGGCGGGCAAGCCCGCTGCGAAGAAGTCGACGCCGCGGAAGAAGAAGGCGCGTGTGGAAACGTACGTGACCACGCACGCCGATGGAACCCGGGTGCAGGTGACGCGAAACATCGACACGGGCGAGCGCGAGGCGAAGATCCTGTGACCGCCCCGGCCCCGCTGTTCGCGATCGAGGACGTCGAGAAGCAGCTCGGCGAGACGTTCGCCAGTGTCGAGCGCACGCAGGTCGAGTGGTTCATCACCCGCGCGACCGCGGAGATGCGCCGCGTGATTCCCCTGATCGACGACCGTGTCGCGACGGGAGAGCTCGACCCGGTCCTGGTGACCGGCGTCGGAATCGACGTGGTCTCCGGTGCGCTCGACGCGGTGCGGCGGGGCCGGGGTGTCCGTTCGGTGCAGTACCCGGAGTTCTCGACCGAGTACTTCAAGGCGGCCGCCGATGAGCTGATCGCGCTGTCGCCGTGGCAGATCGACCAGCTGTCCCCTGTGGTTGCGGAGCCGGGCGCGTTCAACCTGTCTCTGTCGGGCGGCGAGTAGCCGTGCGGTTCCCGGAGTCGTGGACGCTGTTGCGGGCCACTCCCCCGTCGCAGGATCCGGCGACGGGTGCGCGGATTCCGAATGAGGACGAGCGGTTCCCGTGGACGGGTCTGCTGCAGCAGCGGCAGCTCACCGGGTCGCCGGTCGGGGCTGACGAGTTCGAGCCGGGCCATTCGGCGTCCGGGTATCTGCTCATGCTCGACCCCGGGCTGGTGCCGTTCCCGCGGGATGAGGACCGGTTCGCCGGTCCGGGTGGGGTGGTCGTCACCGTGCAGGGCCCGCCGCGGCTGCGCAAGCCGGTCGGCAGCGGCCGGCCTGCCTACATCGCCGCGATCGTGCGGCATGCCCACGACGTCAAGGAGGCGTGATGGCGAAGAAGAAGCATGATCCGATCGTCGAGTACCGCACCGAGGACGGGAAGAAGGCGTTCACGGCGCGGGGCTCGGCCGA is a window from the Tomitella gaofuii genome containing:
- a CDS encoding HNH endonuclease, coding for MTPGYHCPTHARAREARAHGSTPTKVTRTWAERQRRAGVVESWRKFRGDWCPGFERPPHRSSDLTADHVTPVASGGAADGPLGVLCRSCNSRKGVRLSSARGGGYPRRR
- a CDS encoding terminase; the encoded protein is MIDDGFLVDFPTLGDVGEAWVRRHCRVPDGYQRGAEFEWSDWQFWCAANYYRVRPGAAWTDYPLGAQAFTYRRAQVVAPQKTGKGPWSATMTLLEAVGPSQFLGWAKAGDGYACSDWGCGCGWEYEYLPGEPMGMRHPSPVIQLTASNEDQVGNVYRPLTAMIRLGPLADLLLVREGFIRVLGEAGGEDFDRIDVVTSSVNGRVGNPVSWVLQDETGLWTKTNKMMKIADDQRRGAAGMNGRTLETTNAWNSAENSVAQRTWESRAEDVFKFFRIPPARLSWGNKRERRQILRFVYKGSPWVNLDSIEAEADEIGETDPSQAERFFGNRVTYGAGTWLPDGLWESRWSDALAPSS
- a CDS encoding terminase TerL endonuclease subunit, translating into MLWLPAPDDATEVALGMDGSESDDWTAIKAETRGGLLFTPRYGPDARPTIWDPAEWGGKIPRGEVHAAVDELFQRYRVGRFYCDPFDWRSEIGDWSLQYGETRVSEWPTNRIDRMWKALRRFETDLTTGRITHDGCPITTVHMRNARKVAKPGQKYVIGKPEQHQKIDAVIASVMAHEAASDLHTEGWRATGAGVSTAMYGFS
- a CDS encoding phage portal protein, whose amino-acid sequence is MADAAALARDYLDVGLARLQEQAAAWDEREQYHRGEQRLPYAPPGVSDEYLELREQSLANFLGLAMAAPVQRMRAEGLRDGTGQMDNDTWTNVWQPNKLDDRQAIVYTQMLVHGRGIWSVSRNPKRTDRPKVRVESSRRVWIEPNPEDPFESLFAVKTFTVDDARSRSQLWTPGGQSGALHVAYVYTDTSWFRFEQRGSVAAGGAGWEPKGSGDHGLGEVPFVPSDANVDADGVPHSAIAPLIPQQDALNTIRFNTLLAMQFSAYRQRGVSGYDPVVRDAAGNPVPKRDKNGEIVLDDNGQPVPAIRQMGRIGVDRLLVFPGSDTKMWDIPESNLANYISVYSDFLTTFFSTGQVPPQYMLSRMSNLSGDALAGAESTLQALVRDLKDAAGEAIETVNRLANRARGLQAEDYSAEVVWADAEARSFSQTIDAITKLISVGFPRRSAFEMIPGATPPKVEGWMEQAREEALDPMLEQFTRELDAPAATGGVWTPTR
- a CDS encoding major capsid protein, whose product is MAITLTEAAKLSTTHLQRGVQETFVLASPVLDRIPLMTIQGNAYAYNKEKTLPGVEFRNVNEAYSESTGTVSQHSESLVILGGDADVDRFIVQTRGDLNDQRAVQTSMKTKSAAYKFQDTFFNGDVSQTGTNAEKGFDGLKVRLTGDQVIDAGTNGAKINADDATRQDFFDLLEGLIAQVPGLTGGNGAIYANRSVLAKIKSAGRRIGGTEMVREDMTGKRVLMWNGIPILDPGDTADGTQILPQTETMGTAEDTSSIYAVRFGQDEGDQAVTGLTNGGVQVYDLGELQEKPAYRTRIEFYCGVAIFGGKAAARLRGVQAA